A genome region from Planctomycetaceae bacterium includes the following:
- a CDS encoding PEP-CTERM sorting domain-containing protein, whose protein sequence is MRAILALVCVSLGFSGAGFASVINIDTFNVGEQYVAGGSSNTVSGLSTSDVIGGERYFSVTGNARQVNGEINTVDYLGEGTYESGPRYSGGFLLEYGRSTDLNVALAAGGAFQLDFTYVDLGTGAGNNAITITVAADSQTDSYLLNWPATPGQISIPASSFSVITAWNSVDRLTFEFSAKTAADVTLDNIAFTIPEPATMSLLALGGLAALIRRKKK, encoded by the coding sequence ATGAGGGCCATATTAGCATTGGTCTGTGTTTCTCTTGGATTCTCAGGGGCGGGCTTTGCCTCGGTAATCAACATAGACACCTTCAACGTGGGTGAACAGTATGTCGCGGGGGGGAGCAGCAATACCGTTTCGGGGCTATCCACAAGTGATGTCATCGGCGGAGAGCGGTACTTTTCGGTTACAGGCAATGCCCGCCAAGTTAACGGAGAAATCAACACCGTTGACTACCTCGGTGAGGGGACCTACGAATCCGGTCCGCGTTACAGCGGTGGATTCCTACTGGAATATGGGCGGTCAACAGACCTGAACGTGGCCTTGGCCGCCGGCGGTGCGTTCCAGCTCGATTTCACCTATGTGGATCTTGGAACCGGCGCGGGCAACAACGCGATCACGATCACAGTGGCCGCTGACAGTCAGACGGATTCGTACCTTTTGAACTGGCCTGCCACCCCAGGCCAGATAAGCATTCCAGCGTCATCGTTTTCGGTGATCACAGCATGGAACAGCGTGGACCGATTGACTTTCGAGTTCAGTGCCAAGACGGCTGCCGATGTGACTCTCGACAATATCGCTTTCACAATACCTGAGCCCGCGACGATGTCCCTGCTGGCCCTGGGCGGCCTGGCGGCCTTGATTCGGCGGAAGAAGAAATAG
- a CDS encoding uroporphyrinogen decarboxylase family protein has protein sequence MTPRQIILDQIAHRQTDPVPYTLAFEGGVAERVDAYYGNADWRKRIIPYIAPCGGIAWPPNQRIDEAHHRDAFGTLWRTDKEAPVVIEPGLKKPSFDGYDFPKAQAFLNPQARQGVIDAVAANRDSFTYIHLWTCMWDAWYLRGFEETLMDCVAEEDFYAELLDRMCELTIEFINACEGIEADAIFMGDDWGIQRGILMGADRWRRFYKPRYARIFDAIHAQGKKAVVHCCGSTADIMGDICEIGLDVLESVQPEAAGMDPYALKKAWGDRITFWGCLGSQSTIPFAGPDELVAEIRRLRIEMSKGGGFILAPAKPLRPETPTENLVALVEEFLSGG, from the coding sequence ATGACCCCGCGCCAGATCATCCTGGACCAGATCGCCCACCGCCAGACGGACCCGGTGCCGTACACGCTGGCGTTCGAAGGCGGCGTGGCTGAGCGCGTCGACGCGTATTATGGCAATGCCGACTGGCGCAAGCGGATCATTCCGTACATCGCCCCTTGCGGGGGAATCGCGTGGCCGCCGAATCAGCGCATCGACGAGGCGCACCATCGCGACGCCTTCGGTACGCTCTGGCGAACCGATAAGGAAGCGCCGGTCGTGATCGAGCCGGGCCTCAAGAAGCCGTCGTTCGACGGCTACGACTTCCCCAAGGCCCAGGCGTTTCTGAACCCGCAGGCGCGGCAGGGCGTGATCGACGCCGTCGCGGCCAATCGCGATTCCTTCACGTACATCCACCTCTGGACATGCATGTGGGACGCCTGGTACCTGCGCGGCTTCGAAGAGACGCTGATGGACTGCGTGGCCGAGGAGGATTTCTACGCCGAGCTGCTCGACCGCATGTGCGAGCTGACGATCGAGTTCATCAATGCCTGCGAGGGCATCGAAGCCGACGCCATCTTCATGGGCGACGACTGGGGCATCCAGCGCGGCATCCTCATGGGGGCCGACCGCTGGCGGCGGTTCTACAAGCCGCGCTACGCCCGAATCTTCGATGCCATCCACGCCCAGGGCAAGAAGGCCGTCGTCCACTGCTGCGGCAGCACGGCCGACATCATGGGCGACATCTGCGAGATCGGCCTGGACGTGCTGGAAAGCGTCCAGCCCGAAGCGGCCGGCATGGACCCCTACGCCCTCAAGAAAGCCTGGGGCGATCGGATCACCTTCTGGGGCTGCCTGGGCAGCCAGAGCACAATCCCCTTCGCCGGACCTGACGAACTGGTCGCCGAGATCCGCCGCCTGCGAATCGAAATGAGCAAAGGCGGCGGCTTCATCCTCGCCCCCGCCAAACCCCTGCGCCCCGAAACGCCGACAGAAAATCTCGTCGCGCTGGTCGAGGAGTTCCTGTCAGGCGGGTGA
- a CDS encoding glycoside hydrolase family 2 TIM barrel-domain containing protein, which produces MNDWENPGLTNRNRRPPRAYFFPHADAVSAASCDKGLSPRVMLLNGVWKFHYDSCPAAAPEGFEAAGFDASAWDDIRVPCSWQMLGYGRPHYTNVAYPIPVDPPRVPSENPTGSYRREFVVPKEWKGQVIRLRFEGVDSAFHLWVNGQAVGFSKGSRIPAEFDITSLVKPGRNVLAVRVYQWSDGTYCEDQDMWWLSGIFRDVLLTAHPRQHIEDVQVWTDLDGSYADGALHVQAQLAGGGKGAALEAQLLDASGKKVAARSSEIVALDEIPLKLNVKDVEKWSAETPYLYTLLLTLKDSGGEVLEVVPQRVGFRKVEIKDGVFRVNGQAIKLKGVNRHEHHPDLGRAVPLETMLQDVLLMKRHNINAVRTSHYCDDPRWYDLCDEYGIYLVDECDLETHGFCYIKDWKGNPANDPAWEMACVDRMERMVARDRNHPSVIMWSLGNEANFGCNHKAMAARSREMDPTRPVHYEGDGGVMVADVYSRMYSHIDHVKKVGEGKEPIDLGDGASMRYAQYPFFLCEYAHAMGNGPGGLLEYWEECIWAYERLMGGCIWEWVDHGIRRRTADGREYFAYGGDFGDEPNDGNFVCDGLIFPDRRPSPGLTEYKKIIQPVKIEAVDLAKGEVRITNRHDFLGLDYLTMSWSIAADGKVIQSGTMAAPKIKPHASRNVTLPYEMPKGQPGVDYRLMIAFTLGQDTLWAAAGFEVAWEQFALPVKTAAVAAVPVKTMPPVRLTRDGNSVTVSGNDFEIAFDALSGTISRWVAAGQSLLRTGPKLNFWRAITDNDRGWDNAGSWRNAGLNRLHHRLDALEAKELAGGKAARVSVVSRIAPPVAGHALLCRYDYTITGDGQMRIDVSGELQGELPPTLPRIGLQMTLPLGLDRVSWYGRGPGECYVDTKQAQRYGLWRAGVDELYTPYIMPQENGNRTDVRWVSLTDTRGAGLLAVGAPELNFSVHRFTTQDLDAARHTHELTPRDFLTLNLDYRHNGIGTGSCGPGPWDRYLLKSGPFQFAMILQPIDVDAAALWSAAARAAALEVVK; this is translated from the coding sequence ATGAACGATTGGGAAAATCCCGGCTTGACGAACCGAAACCGCCGCCCGCCTCGGGCGTATTTCTTCCCCCATGCTGACGCCGTCTCGGCCGCAAGCTGCGACAAGGGCCTCTCGCCGCGCGTGATGCTGCTCAATGGCGTCTGGAAGTTTCACTACGACTCCTGCCCCGCCGCGGCGCCGGAAGGCTTCGAGGCCGCAGGCTTCGACGCCTCGGCCTGGGACGACATCCGCGTGCCCTGCAGTTGGCAGATGCTCGGGTACGGGCGGCCGCACTATACCAACGTGGCCTATCCGATCCCGGTCGACCCGCCGCGCGTGCCCTCAGAGAACCCGACCGGCTCGTACCGGCGCGAGTTCGTCGTGCCCAAGGAGTGGAAAGGCCAGGTCATCCGCCTGCGATTCGAAGGCGTCGACTCGGCGTTTCACCTCTGGGTCAACGGTCAGGCCGTCGGCTTCAGCAAGGGCAGCCGCATCCCCGCCGAGTTCGACATCACGAGCCTGGTCAAGCCCGGGCGCAACGTGCTGGCCGTGCGCGTGTACCAGTGGTCGGACGGAACGTACTGCGAAGACCAGGACATGTGGTGGCTGTCGGGCATCTTCCGCGACGTGCTGCTGACCGCCCACCCGAGGCAGCATATCGAGGATGTGCAGGTCTGGACGGACCTGGATGGCAGCTATGCTGACGGCGCGCTGCACGTGCAGGCCCAACTCGCCGGCGGCGGCAAAGGCGCCGCACTGGAAGCGCAACTGCTGGACGCTTCCGGCAAGAAGGTCGCCGCAAGAAGTTCGGAGATCGTGGCTCTCGATGAAATCCCGCTCAAGCTCAACGTCAAGGACGTGGAAAAATGGTCGGCCGAGACGCCGTACCTCTACACGCTGCTGCTGACGCTTAAAGACTCGGGCGGCGAGGTGCTCGAGGTTGTCCCGCAGCGCGTGGGGTTCCGCAAGGTCGAGATCAAGGATGGCGTGTTCCGCGTCAACGGCCAGGCGATCAAGCTCAAAGGCGTCAACCGCCACGAGCACCATCCGGACCTCGGCCGCGCCGTGCCGCTGGAGACCATGCTGCAGGACGTGCTGCTGATGAAGCGGCACAACATCAATGCCGTCCGCACGTCGCACTACTGCGACGACCCGCGCTGGTACGACCTGTGCGACGAGTATGGGATCTATCTCGTCGACGAGTGCGACCTGGAGACCCACGGATTCTGCTACATCAAGGACTGGAAGGGCAATCCCGCCAACGACCCGGCGTGGGAAATGGCGTGCGTCGATCGCATGGAGCGCATGGTCGCCCGCGACCGAAATCACCCCTCGGTCATCATGTGGTCGCTGGGCAACGAGGCCAACTTCGGCTGCAACCACAAGGCGATGGCCGCCCGCAGCCGGGAGATGGACCCCACCCGCCCGGTGCATTACGAAGGGGACGGCGGCGTGATGGTCGCCGACGTCTACAGCCGCATGTACAGCCACATCGACCACGTCAAGAAGGTTGGCGAAGGGAAAGAGCCGATCGACCTGGGCGACGGGGCGTCGATGCGGTATGCGCAGTACCCGTTCTTCCTCTGCGAGTACGCCCACGCGATGGGCAACGGTCCCGGCGGGCTGCTGGAGTACTGGGAGGAGTGCATCTGGGCGTACGAGCGGCTGATGGGCGGGTGCATCTGGGAGTGGGTGGACCACGGCATCCGCCGGCGCACCGCCGACGGGCGCGAGTATTTCGCCTACGGCGGCGACTTCGGCGACGAGCCCAACGACGGCAACTTCGTCTGCGACGGGCTGATCTTCCCCGACCGCCGCCCCTCGCCGGGGCTGACCGAGTACAAGAAGATCATCCAGCCGGTGAAGATCGAAGCGGTGGACCTGGCCAAGGGCGAAGTGCGAATCACCAACCGCCATGACTTCCTGGGGCTCGATTATCTGACGATGTCGTGGTCGATTGCGGCCGATGGCAAAGTGATCCAGAGCGGCACGATGGCTGCGCCAAAGATCAAACCTCACGCCAGCCGCAATGTGACCCTGCCCTACGAGATGCCCAAGGGTCAGCCCGGCGTGGACTACCGGCTGATGATTGCCTTCACGCTCGGCCAGGACACCCTCTGGGCGGCTGCGGGGTTCGAGGTCGCCTGGGAGCAGTTCGCCCTGCCGGTCAAGACCGCCGCTGTGGCCGCCGTGCCCGTTAAAACGATGCCGCCCGTGCGCCTGACGCGCGACGGCAACAGCGTCACAGTCTCCGGTAATGATTTCGAGATCGCTTTCGACGCGCTGTCGGGCACGATCAGCCGCTGGGTGGCGGCCGGTCAATCGCTGCTGCGGACGGGACCGAAGCTGAATTTCTGGCGAGCGATCACCGACAACGACCGCGGCTGGGACAACGCAGGCTCGTGGCGCAACGCCGGGCTCAACCGCCTGCATCACCGCCTGGACGCCCTTGAAGCAAAGGAACTCGCCGGCGGCAAGGCCGCGCGGGTGAGCGTCGTCTCGCGCATCGCCCCGCCCGTCGCCGGCCACGCGCTGCTCTGCCGCTACGACTACACCATCACCGGCGACGGCCAGATGCGCATCGACGTCTCCGGCGAGCTGCAGGGCGAACTGCCCCCCACGCTGCCGCGGATCGGTCTGCAGATGACCCTGCCGCTCGGGCTGGACCGCGTGAGCTGGTACGGCCGGGGCCCCGGCGAGTGCTACGTCGACACCAAGCAGGCGCAGCGCTACGGCCTGTGGCGTGCGGGCGTGGACGAGCTGTACACGCCTTACATCATGCCGCAGGAAAACGGCAACCGCACCGACGTGCGCTGGGTGAGCCTGACCGACACGCGGGGCGCCGGCTTGCTGGCGGTGGGGGCGCCGGAGCTGAACTTCAGCGTGCATCGCTTCACCACGCAGGATCTCGACGCCGCCCGCCACACGCACGAACTGACGCCGCGCGACTTCCTGACGCTCAACCTCGACTACCGCCACAACGGCATCGGCACCGGAAGCTGCGGCCCCGGCCCATGGGACCGCTACCTCCTCAAGAGCGGCCCCTTCCAGTTCGCGATGATCCTCCAACCGATCGACGTCGACGCAGCCGCGCTATGGAGTGCGGCAGCCAGAGCTGCCGCTTTGGAAGTTGTTAAATAG
- a CDS encoding PQQ-binding-like beta-propeller repeat protein, translating to MNMRSRSIIGILFLASLALPAAAQVDDLAAAFDRGGLVVQIGWDRGTFDAAMTSLGKGLVQVLDRDEAKVAAAREALRAAKVYGAFSAIHLESRKLPYVTGLVNAVIVNDSAAVEPAELQRVLAPGGVLLTRSGQAWKATTKPRPANIDDWTHALYDPSNNAVSKDAVVAPPAHLQWVVGPDNERSHDHLASLSTAVSCGGRLFYVVDEAPVLAVKLPFQWNLVARDAFSGVLLWKRQAKDWSGPRGPRDVTDDLLRKLVAVDDRVYVSLGKDQPVCALDAATGKTLLTYEGTQGAAEILCDGRRLYVMTKDAAVEAAAAVAKRRGEKLALKRAIVVLDAASGKLLWKKSDADTADLMSQTLAAAGGAVFYQNGFEVLCLGAADGKLRWRAARPANHSIMTVPTLVVSGDLVLSADNVEKGREKLADPAPGMTDEPKKAPMPSELIVYSARDGKTLWRCPYGAVFFSHTDVFVTAAGLWTGNVWGCMSQGYTELRNPATGEIIKRRPADQAVYGIGCPHHRCYKDRATQRYILMGRSGVEFFDSASGQIVPNHWTRGTCQYGVLPANGLLYVPPHPCACYVEAMVTGFNAMAPRLAGEPIVPAYDAGERALKGPAFESPAGAAAAADDWPTYRHDNARSGAASTVVPADARQQWKRTLGGRLSAPTIAAGKVFVAAIDAHAVHALDAADGKSLWTFTPGARVDSPPTYHVGRVFFGCADGWVYCLTAADGKLIWRFKAAPQDRMIAAYDQIESAWPVHGSVLVQDGMVHFAAGRSSYLDGGIYYYRLDERSGRQVSMIRIDSRDPKTGYQDPRAVAHVGFDMKGALPDVLSARDGLVYMRHTGFDARGEVTTKTAPHLFKPAGFLDGSWFHRTYMIIGTRMSSGFVQWAEAANYGHAGEILTVTDKAIYGFARNAYSANGAHVGQGTTRYRLFAAAVKLKDKHVVENIREPKVGDGPQEILWSKEVPLIARAMAAAGGVIWIAGPVGDADLSDGEEAEAALEGRGAGLLWAVSARDGAKLAQSPLSTAPQYDAMAAAAGKLVLCLMDGTVVCYGR from the coding sequence ATGAACATGCGTTCGCGCAGCATAATCGGAATACTGTTCCTGGCGTCGCTGGCCTTGCCGGCGGCGGCGCAGGTTGATGATCTGGCGGCCGCCTTTGATCGTGGCGGGCTGGTCGTGCAGATCGGCTGGGACAGGGGCACGTTCGATGCTGCGATGACCTCGCTGGGCAAGGGTCTGGTTCAGGTGCTCGATCGCGACGAAGCCAAGGTCGCCGCCGCACGCGAGGCCTTGCGGGCGGCGAAGGTCTATGGGGCTTTTTCGGCTATCCATTTGGAGAGCAGGAAGCTCCCGTATGTGACGGGGCTGGTCAATGCGGTGATCGTCAACGATAGCGCCGCCGTCGAGCCCGCCGAGCTCCAACGGGTGCTGGCCCCAGGCGGAGTGCTCCTGACACGCTCGGGCCAAGCGTGGAAGGCCACGACCAAACCGCGGCCGGCGAATATCGACGACTGGACGCACGCGCTGTACGACCCGAGCAACAATGCCGTCTCGAAGGACGCGGTGGTGGCCCCGCCGGCGCATCTGCAGTGGGTAGTCGGGCCGGATAACGAGCGCAGCCACGATCACTTGGCCAGCCTGAGCACGGCCGTCTCGTGCGGCGGGCGGCTGTTCTACGTTGTCGACGAGGCCCCGGTGCTGGCGGTCAAGCTGCCCTTTCAGTGGAACCTCGTCGCCCGAGACGCCTTCAGCGGCGTTCTGCTGTGGAAGCGCCAGGCCAAAGACTGGTCCGGACCCCGAGGCCCGCGCGATGTCACCGACGATCTGCTGCGCAAGCTCGTGGCGGTGGACGACCGAGTCTATGTCTCGCTCGGCAAGGACCAACCGGTCTGCGCCCTCGACGCCGCCACAGGCAAGACACTCCTGACGTACGAAGGCACCCAAGGAGCAGCCGAGATCCTCTGCGACGGGCGGCGGCTCTACGTGATGACCAAAGACGCGGCCGTCGAAGCAGCGGCTGCTGTGGCCAAGCGGCGCGGCGAAAAGCTCGCGCTCAAACGCGCGATCGTGGTGCTCGACGCCGCCAGCGGCAAGCTGCTGTGGAAGAAGTCCGACGCCGACACGGCCGACCTGATGTCCCAGACGCTGGCCGCTGCCGGCGGGGCCGTGTTCTACCAGAACGGTTTTGAGGTGCTGTGCCTGGGCGCTGCCGATGGCAAGCTGCGGTGGCGCGCCGCCCGACCGGCCAATCACTCGATCATGACCGTTCCCACGCTGGTGGTCAGCGGCGATCTGGTGCTCTCGGCCGACAACGTCGAGAAAGGTCGCGAGAAGCTCGCCGATCCGGCCCCCGGGATGACGGACGAGCCCAAAAAGGCGCCCATGCCCAGCGAGCTGATCGTCTACTCGGCGCGGGACGGCAAGACGCTGTGGCGCTGCCCGTACGGGGCGGTCTTCTTCTCGCACACCGACGTGTTCGTGACGGCTGCGGGCCTGTGGACGGGCAATGTCTGGGGCTGCATGAGCCAGGGCTACACTGAGCTGCGTAATCCCGCCACCGGCGAGATCATCAAGCGCCGCCCCGCCGACCAGGCGGTCTACGGGATCGGCTGCCCGCACCACCGCTGCTACAAGGACCGCGCGACGCAGCGGTATATCTTGATGGGCCGCTCGGGCGTGGAGTTCTTCGACTCCGCCAGCGGGCAGATCGTCCCCAACCACTGGACGCGCGGGACGTGCCAGTACGGCGTGCTGCCGGCCAACGGCCTGCTGTACGTGCCGCCGCACCCCTGCGCGTGCTATGTCGAGGCGATGGTGACCGGCTTTAACGCAATGGCCCCGCGGCTGGCCGGCGAGCCCATCGTGCCTGCATACGACGCGGGCGAGCGCGCGTTGAAAGGCCCGGCGTTCGAGTCGCCCGCCGGCGCGGCGGCGGCCGCGGACGACTGGCCTACCTATCGCCACGACAACGCCCGCAGCGGCGCCGCCTCGACGGTTGTGCCCGCCGACGCCAGACAGCAGTGGAAGCGGACCCTCGGTGGGCGTCTCAGCGCACCGACCATCGCGGCGGGCAAAGTATTCGTGGCCGCCATCGACGCCCATGCCGTGCATGCCCTTGATGCCGCTGACGGCAAGAGCCTTTGGACCTTCACACCCGGCGCCCGCGTGGATTCGCCGCCGACGTATCACGTGGGAAGAGTATTCTTCGGCTGCGCCGACGGGTGGGTCTACTGCCTGACAGCCGCCGATGGCAAGCTCATCTGGCGGTTCAAGGCCGCCCCGCAGGATCGGATGATCGCCGCGTACGACCAGATCGAGTCGGCCTGGCCGGTACACGGGTCGGTGCTGGTGCAGGATGGGATGGTACACTTTGCGGCCGGTCGGTCGTCGTACCTCGACGGCGGGATCTACTACTACCGCCTCGATGAGCGCAGCGGGCGGCAGGTGTCGATGATCCGCATCGACAGCCGCGACCCCAAGACCGGATATCAGGATCCGCGGGCGGTGGCGCACGTGGGCTTTGACATGAAGGGGGCGCTGCCGGACGTGCTCTCGGCCAGGGACGGCCTGGTGTACATGCGGCACACGGGCTTTGACGCCCGCGGCGAGGTGACGACTAAGACCGCCCCGCACCTGTTCAAGCCGGCGGGCTTCCTCGACGGTTCGTGGTTCCACCGCACGTACATGATCATCGGCACGCGGATGTCGTCGGGCTTTGTGCAGTGGGCCGAGGCCGCCAACTACGGTCACGCCGGCGAGATCCTCACCGTCACCGACAAGGCGATCTACGGTTTCGCCCGCAACGCCTACAGCGCCAACGGCGCTCACGTCGGGCAGGGCACGACGCGATACCGGCTTTTCGCAGCCGCCGTGAAGCTCAAGGACAAGCACGTCGTCGAGAATATTCGCGAGCCGAAGGTCGGCGACGGTCCGCAAGAGATACTGTGGTCGAAGGAAGTCCCGCTGATCGCTCGGGCGATGGCGGCGGCTGGCGGGGTGATCTGGATCGCCGGTCCGGTTGGCGATGCAGACCTGTCTGACGGCGAAGAGGCCGAGGCCGCCCTGGAAGGCCGCGGGGCCGGCCTGTTGTGGGCGGTCTCGGCAAGAGACGGCGCCAAACTCGCCCAGAGCCCTCTAAGCACGGCCCCGCAATACGACGCGATGGCCGCCGCCGCGGGCAAACTGGTGCTGTGCCTGATGGACGGAACCGTCGTCTGCTACGGCCGCTGA
- a CDS encoding TolC family protein has product MTRNWTAKMFLVATMALTCGCAGLALEHEARARRDVAAVQGTYRPVSSRPALPKLTPASPLADLIRYAVLNNPSAESAFYQWKAAVEEITLARSLPDPMLNINAEITRSLEGLTPAIMSDPMANWPGPGKLPLRAQQAYHEAQRKRAKFENELLTVTLNVKRSYYQLWVLQEQIRWTSQIAVVATQSEQDALQRLTVGKSLQQDVLRAQMERDRIRNDLANLQDSRDSVLARLRAALGLGPREPLPDFQLRLDPAAADFTEASLLETAMARNPRLKEMRSEVDRAMAMYALAQKTAVPDYSWGVGVNVLQTPLPVMPSFGITLPIWRDKIAAEIAKGQAGVDAARARLSAEELDLAVRFAEAALAWRQADRNVRLYGQQLLPKAKATMESARAGYVAGSSGFLELLEAQRSLLDVNMNHSMAVGQREIAFSELSLVVLGRMPAAAQGLAAPPPVAGRAEVRSSPKK; this is encoded by the coding sequence ATGACACGCAATTGGACCGCAAAGATGTTCTTGGTCGCGACGATGGCTTTAACGTGCGGCTGCGCTGGCTTGGCCCTGGAGCACGAGGCCCGCGCCCGTCGCGATGTCGCGGCCGTGCAGGGGACCTACCGCCCGGTCTCTTCGCGCCCCGCTCTGCCGAAGTTGACGCCGGCCTCGCCTCTGGCGGATCTGATCCGCTACGCGGTGCTGAATAATCCTTCAGCCGAGTCGGCGTTCTACCAGTGGAAAGCGGCTGTGGAGGAAATCACGCTGGCCCGGTCGCTTCCGGACCCGATGCTGAATATCAACGCCGAAATCACGCGCAGCCTGGAAGGGCTCACGCCGGCGATCATGAGCGACCCGATGGCCAACTGGCCCGGCCCGGGCAAGCTGCCGCTGCGGGCACAACAGGCGTACCATGAGGCGCAGCGAAAACGCGCCAAGTTTGAAAACGAACTGCTGACCGTCACGCTCAACGTCAAGCGGTCTTACTACCAACTGTGGGTCCTTCAGGAGCAGATCCGCTGGACCAGCCAGATCGCCGTTGTGGCCACGCAGAGCGAGCAGGACGCCCTCCAGCGACTGACGGTCGGCAAATCGTTGCAGCAGGACGTGTTGCGGGCTCAAATGGAGCGTGACCGCATCCGCAATGACCTGGCAAACCTCCAGGACTCGCGCGACTCGGTCCTCGCCCGCCTCCGCGCGGCGCTGGGCCTGGGCCCGCGCGAACCCCTGCCGGATTTCCAACTGCGGCTGGATCCGGCAGCCGCTGACTTCACCGAAGCGTCGCTGCTGGAAACAGCCATGGCGCGCAACCCCCGCCTCAAGGAAATGCGCAGCGAGGTCGATCGCGCAATGGCGATGTACGCCCTGGCCCAGAAGACGGCGGTGCCGGATTATTCCTGGGGCGTCGGCGTCAACGTGCTCCAGACGCCCCTGCCGGTGATGCCCAGCTTCGGAATCACCCTGCCCATCTGGCGTGACAAGATCGCCGCCGAGATCGCAAAAGGCCAAGCCGGCGTTGATGCCGCCAGAGCGCGTCTTTCGGCTGAGGAACTGGACTTGGCGGTGCGGTTTGCGGAGGCGGCGCTGGCCTGGCGGCAGGCCGACCGCAACGTGCGGCTGTACGGGCAACAACTGCTCCCCAAGGCCAAGGCCACAATGGAATCGGCGCGAGCCGGTTACGTCGCCGGCAGCAGCGGGTTCCTGGAACTGCTCGAGGCCCAGCGCTCGCTGCTGGACGTGAACATGAATCACAGCATGGCTGTTGGCCAGCGCGAAATCGCCTTTTCGGAACTCTCACTGGTGGTGTTGGGGCGTATGCCCGCCGCCGCGCAAGGCTTGGCCGCGCCGCCTCCGGTCGCCGGCCGCGCAGAAGTCAGGTCCTCTCCAAAGAAGTAA
- a CDS encoding isoprenylcysteine carboxylmethyltransferase family protein, whose amino-acid sequence MKRWIPLALLAAFFGLMLVLRWMGLPKLMGQPSSYLGAGPVLAGAVLALAALRQLSVAQTTIKAFDEPTRLVTGGIYRYTRNPIYLGLALMLVGGCILLGGRCLVIPVFLFVAVADRWVIRAEEKLLSRAFGNEFAIYRSKTPRWI is encoded by the coding sequence ATGAAACGATGGATCCCCTTGGCCTTGTTGGCGGCGTTTTTCGGCCTTATGTTGGTTTTGAGGTGGATGGGGCTTCCTAAGCTTATGGGTCAGCCCAGCAGTTATCTTGGCGCCGGGCCGGTTTTGGCAGGTGCCGTCCTGGCGCTGGCGGCGTTGCGGCAGTTATCCGTGGCGCAGACGACGATTAAAGCCTTTGATGAACCCACCCGCCTGGTCACGGGAGGGATCTATCGTTACACGCGAAATCCAATTTACCTGGGTTTGGCGCTGATGCTGGTGGGAGGATGCATCCTGCTGGGCGGGCGATGCCTGGTGATTCCGGTGTTCCTGTTCGTCGCAGTCGCCGACCGATGGGTCATCCGGGCCGAAGAGAAATTGCTCTCCCGCGCGTTCGGGAATGAATTTGCGATCTACCGATCGAAAACGCCGAGATGGATATGA